In Zingiber officinale cultivar Zhangliang chromosome 6A, Zo_v1.1, whole genome shotgun sequence, a single genomic region encodes these proteins:
- the LOC121996535 gene encoding phospholipid hydroperoxide glutathione peroxidase 1, chloroplastic-like, producing MAFQAATSTFCYANPSLHGASQGRRMPAPSAAAFRHLSAGFMSGLNVSFVGILNSAPRTSCFLTKLRRTPGVAYAAAVTEKSVHDFTVKDIDGKDVSLNKFKGKVLLIVNVASKCGLTSSNYTELSHIHEKYKAQGFEILAFPCNQFGGQEPGSNSEIKNFACTRFKADFPIFDKVDVNGPDTAPIYRFLKSSAGGFLGDLIKWNFEKFLVDKNGKVVERYPPTTSPFQIEKDIKKLLAA from the exons ATGGCCTTCCAAGCCGCTACCTCCACTTTCTGCTATGCGAACCCGTCCCTCCACGGCGCCTCGCAGGGAAGGAGGATGCCGGCGCCTTCGGCGGCAGCGTTCCGCCATCTCTCCGCCGGTTTCATGTCGGGATTGAACGTGTCCTTCGTAGGAATCCTCAATTCCGCTCCCAGAACCTCCTGTTTTTTGACGAAACTGAGGAGGACTCCTGGCGTCGCTTATGCCGCCGCTGTCACTGAGAAGAGCGTACACGATTTCACCGTGAAG gatattgatGGGAAGGATGTTTCTCTCAATAAATTCAAAGGCAAAGTTCTATTGATAGTTAATGTTGCTTCTAAATG TGGGTTGACATCGTCCAATTACACTGAGCTTTCTCACATTCACGAGAAGTACAAGGCACAAG GTTTTGAAATCTTGGCTTTCCCCTGCAATCAATTTGGAGGGCAAGAACCTGGATCAAACTCAGAAATCAAGAATTTTGCATGCACAAGGTTCAAAGCAGACTTTCCTATATTTGATAAG GTTGATGTTAATGGACCTGATACGGCACCAATTTATCGATTTCTCAAATCCAGTGCtggaggatttctgggtgatcTTATAAAGTGGAACTTTGAAAAATTCTTGGTAGATAAGAATGGAAAAGTTGTTGAAAGATATCCACCCACAACTTCCCCTTTCCAGATTGAG AAGGATATCAAGAAATTGCTTGCAGCATGA